From the Rhodothermia bacterium genome, one window contains:
- the fsa gene encoding fructose-6-phosphate aldolase, whose protein sequence is MKFFVDTANLDEIREAADMGVLDGVTTNPSLMKKVGAKDLKAHIRQICEMVDGDVSAEIISTTYDEMMVEAKEVAKIHPNVVVKVPLILDGIKAIKSLTAMGIKTNCTLCFSPTQALIAAKAGATYISPFVGRLDDISTDGMDLIRAIIDIYDHYGFATQVLVASVRHPMHVVAAAEMGADVATMPLSVIKQLLRHPLTDLGLQQFLKDAEALKNM, encoded by the coding sequence ATGAAGTTTTTTGTTGATACAGCCAATTTGGACGAAATCCGCGAAGCCGCCGATATGGGCGTTCTGGATGGCGTAACCACAAACCCCTCTTTAATGAAAAAAGTAGGGGCGAAAGACCTGAAGGCGCACATCCGCCAAATTTGCGAAATGGTGGACGGCGATGTCTCCGCCGAGATCATCTCCACGACCTACGACGAAATGATGGTTGAAGCAAAAGAAGTGGCGAAAATCCATCCCAATGTAGTGGTTAAAGTACCGCTCATCTTAGATGGCATCAAGGCCATTAAGTCCCTTACCGCAATGGGCATTAAAACAAATTGCACCCTATGCTTTTCGCCCACACAAGCCCTCATTGCCGCTAAAGCCGGCGCAACCTACATCAGCCCATTCGTCGGACGTTTAGACGACATCTCCACCGACGGCATGGATCTTATTCGCGCTATTATTGACATCTACGATCATTATGGCTTTGCAACGCAAGTGCTGGTCGCCTCGGTTCGTCACCCCATGCACGTTGTTGCCGCTGCCGAGATGGGCGCGGATGTAGCAACCATGCCACTCTCGGTGATCAAGCAACTTCTCCGACATCCCCTAACCGACTTAGGGTTGCAGCAATTCTTGAAAGATGCCGAAGCACTTAAAAATATGTAA
- a CDS encoding response regulator transcription factor has protein sequence MNHTTALIVDDERLARNALRRLLAAHPWLEIIGEAAHADEARQAIVHFKPNVLFLDIQMPGKDGFQLLSELDFLPHVIFTTAYDQYALRAFEVSALDYLVKPIEPERLTEALKRVPQPKALPPVEEPPTPDYLTADEQVFVKDGDKCWFVRIGDIRLIESEGNYTRLHFDRERPLILRSLNQLEERLNPAQFFRANRSQIINLRYIRRMDTWANGTLLAELTDGQRVELSRRRAHDFRERMSL, from the coding sequence ATGAATCATACCACTGCCCTTATTGTAGATGACGAGCGCCTTGCACGGAACGCACTCCGTAGGCTGTTGGCTGCTCACCCTTGGCTCGAAATTATAGGCGAAGCTGCTCATGCGGATGAAGCCCGGCAAGCCATTGTACATTTCAAACCCAATGTTTTATTTCTGGACATCCAAATGCCCGGCAAGGATGGCTTTCAACTGCTTTCCGAGCTTGATTTTTTGCCTCACGTAATCTTTACAACGGCCTACGACCAATACGCACTCCGTGCTTTCGAGGTAAGTGCCTTAGACTACCTTGTAAAACCCATCGAACCAGAGCGCTTGACCGAGGCGCTGAAGCGCGTCCCGCAGCCCAAAGCACTGCCTCCAGTAGAAGAACCACCCACCCCCGACTACCTCACAGCCGATGAGCAGGTCTTCGTAAAAGATGGTGACAAATGTTGGTTTGTACGAATTGGCGACATCCGCCTCATAGAATCCGAGGGCAATTATACCCGCCTCCATTTTGACCGCGAGCGCCCCCTCATTTTGCGTTCTCTAAATCAATTAGAAGAGCGCCTAAACCCCGCCCAATTCTTCCGTGCCAACCGGAGCCAAATCATCAACCTCCGCTATATCCGCCGGATGGACACTTGGGCAAATGGTACACTTTTGGCAGAACTCACGGATGGCCAGCGCGTGGAACTCTCCCGACGCCGCGCCCACGACTTCCGAGAACGCATGAGCCTTTAA
- a CDS encoding TonB-dependent receptor, with the protein MHILFTSCLLIVATGWGYAQNWSFVTGNITDATTKSPLPGATILVSGTDYGTMSDKNGRFSLKLPPGGHQLKASFVGYEPWLRSIQAEEDKTLTFEIVLKPTDANAGDVVVEARSNEAGVQSMTPEMVQAIPGPFKDGFRALKNLPGVMSNNELSNEYSVRGGGYNENLIYINGFEVYKPFRTKQGEQEGLGLLNPDLAERMTLYTGGFPVLYGGKLSSALDVQYRKPRNQAPTGAAYASMLDAGAGFSAGIGKWGVMAGARRAQARSFFGSQELKGEYAPAFTDLQGLVSYSFKPDQEVSLLGMWARHRFRLEPSQKRSYYGTFNDLRSVWINYSGEEQDGYDIGFAGLHFQNRLTSRLRAEHRVSFFDIIETETYNIRADATLYLVDPTKTDPSSPINDIAFGAVVQEDRADNRLRVRTYTADGRYIYEATRQLSTIGWTFRQLVWEDRIAEDAAVIGQNSLGDLVKIPIKTLQDTLPQTATNQFGVFVQQVREVLPTSGKLTLTGGLRTDYFDFNREWTFSPRVSGTYRANGQLTLTGAWGIYYQSPAYRELRGETITNESINGALNHGLKSQRAIQYVAGATYFLPKRRLYLRGEMYYKKLSNLISYTLQNTRVTYSGENDSEGYTYGLDLQVRGEFVPGLESWFNYGYLVARERFLPAYQTAQNTGWIPRAMDQRHTVSMLVQDGLSKDDSWRLYLQVMVGSGLPYTPPTPGESVNNVSLQAPGKRHSQRFLEYKRADLGVTKSLQIKRKSTADNNLLPKLALSLEVLNIFDMKNTISYTWIDPGTHLWERVPTRLTPRTFNTRLRVQF; encoded by the coding sequence ATGCACATTTTATTTACATCGTGTCTGCTCATCGTTGCAACAGGGTGGGGCTATGCCCAAAATTGGAGCTTTGTGACAGGCAACATCACCGATGCAACCACCAAATCCCCATTACCCGGCGCCACTATTTTGGTCTCAGGAACCGACTATGGCACGATGTCGGATAAAAACGGACGCTTTTCACTCAAACTCCCTCCCGGCGGACATCAACTTAAAGCTTCTTTTGTGGGCTACGAACCTTGGCTCCGTTCCATTCAGGCCGAAGAAGACAAAACGCTTACTTTTGAAATTGTACTTAAGCCAACCGATGCAAACGCTGGAGATGTTGTTGTAGAAGCACGCTCCAACGAAGCTGGCGTACAAAGCATGACTCCAGAAATGGTCCAAGCCATCCCCGGCCCTTTTAAAGACGGGTTTCGGGCACTTAAAAACCTACCCGGCGTCATGAGCAACAACGAATTATCCAACGAATATTCGGTGCGAGGCGGCGGTTATAATGAAAACCTGATTTACATCAACGGATTCGAGGTGTACAAACCTTTCCGAACCAAACAAGGAGAACAAGAAGGATTGGGCCTGCTCAATCCAGACTTAGCCGAACGCATGACCCTCTATACGGGTGGGTTCCCTGTGTTGTATGGCGGAAAGTTGTCTTCCGCCTTAGACGTTCAATACCGAAAACCTCGCAACCAAGCACCCACCGGCGCGGCTTATGCCTCTATGTTAGATGCTGGTGCTGGTTTTTCAGCAGGCATAGGGAAGTGGGGCGTAATGGCCGGCGCAAGACGCGCACAAGCCCGCTCTTTTTTTGGCTCCCAAGAGCTAAAAGGTGAATATGCACCCGCTTTTACCGATCTACAAGGTCTTGTTTCTTATAGCTTTAAACCAGATCAAGAAGTTTCCCTTTTAGGCATGTGGGCACGTCACCGCTTTCGATTAGAACCCTCCCAAAAACGCTCTTACTACGGCACGTTTAACGATCTGCGCTCCGTCTGGATCAATTATTCGGGCGAGGAACAAGACGGCTACGACATCGGATTTGCGGGTTTGCACTTCCAAAACCGCTTAACCTCCCGCCTCCGAGCAGAACATCGTGTGTCCTTCTTCGATATTATCGAGACAGAAACCTACAACATCCGTGCAGATGCAACCCTCTACTTGGTGGATCCGACCAAAACAGACCCATCCTCGCCGATAAACGACATTGCCTTCGGCGCTGTTGTCCAAGAAGATCGCGCCGATAACCGTTTGCGCGTGCGGACTTATACCGCAGATGGGCGCTACATCTATGAGGCTACACGCCAACTCAGTACGATAGGCTGGACGTTTCGGCAACTTGTTTGGGAAGACCGAATTGCCGAAGATGCGGCAGTTATTGGTCAAAACTCCTTAGGCGACCTTGTTAAAATTCCCATTAAAACCCTACAAGACACCTTACCACAAACCGCTACCAACCAGTTTGGTGTTTTTGTCCAGCAAGTACGGGAGGTCTTACCAACCTCTGGAAAACTAACCCTAACTGGCGGGCTAAGAACCGATTATTTTGACTTTAACCGTGAGTGGACTTTCTCGCCTCGTGTTTCAGGAACCTATCGGGCTAATGGACAACTTACCCTGACCGGCGCTTGGGGCATTTATTACCAATCCCCTGCGTATAGAGAATTACGTGGCGAAACCATCACCAATGAATCCATAAATGGTGCGCTAAACCATGGCCTAAAATCGCAACGTGCTATTCAATATGTGGCCGGCGCAACCTATTTCTTGCCCAAGAGACGGCTTTACCTTAGAGGAGAAATGTATTACAAAAAACTTTCTAACCTCATCTCATATACCCTACAAAATACCCGCGTTACGTATAGCGGCGAAAACGACTCGGAGGGCTATACCTATGGTTTAGACCTGCAAGTACGGGGCGAATTTGTTCCCGGACTCGAAAGCTGGTTTAACTATGGCTATCTGGTGGCTCGTGAACGCTTTTTACCGGCCTACCAAACAGCCCAAAACACCGGATGGATTCCTCGCGCAATGGACCAACGGCATACCGTCTCAATGCTGGTTCAAGACGGTCTATCAAAAGATGATAGCTGGCGTTTATACCTCCAAGTGATGGTCGGATCTGGCCTGCCTTATACCCCACCCACACCGGGAGAATCGGTCAACAATGTGAGCCTACAAGCACCCGGAAAACGGCATAGCCAACGTTTTTTGGAGTATAAACGTGCCGATCTCGGCGTTACCAAGTCCTTGCAAATTAAACGCAAGAGTACTGCCGATAACAACCTTTTGCCTAAGCTCGCCCTTAGCTTGGAAGTCCTCAATATCTTCGACATGAAAAACACCATTTCCTACACTTGGATAGACCCCGGAACACACCTCTGGGAGCGTGTCCCAACGCGGCTTACCCCACGTACCTTCAATACTCGGCTTAGGGTGCAATTTTGA
- a CDS encoding glycosyltransferase family 4 protein, whose product MRVLYVSHSFPHDNDPDSNIGGMQRVAIDIYEAFKDHQHIEVFPLILKTSWNTTHLRAPFFLISLFWKIPAMVRQHQIESVFFSALVTGWVTLFMQKRLKKVGVKTFVMLYGRDILLPAKIYQWALPKILGKVDAFFPISTATAEEALKRHFPPDRTFVVPMGIDLSRIGVSVDKPKARASILKMFSPHVPESFIICSVGRHVKRKGFTWFAENVMPLLPEHVVYWAAGDGAERAALEEAINRKGLQNRVKLLGRLSDADLETLYQGADLFVMPNIHVPGDMEGFGVVMLEAGICGLPVVAARLEGIRDVVHEGQNGHLVESEDPQAFVDAIMPYVEDAKWLKEASERARNYVPKTFSWHGVAQQFLDRMDQVHKMV is encoded by the coding sequence ATGCGCGTTTTATATGTTTCGCACTCTTTCCCTCATGATAATGATCCCGATAGCAATATTGGTGGTATGCAACGTGTGGCCATTGATATTTATGAGGCTTTTAAAGACCATCAACACATAGAGGTGTTTCCGTTAATCTTAAAGACCTCGTGGAATACAACCCATCTTCGTGCGCCTTTCTTTCTGATAAGCCTTTTCTGGAAAATTCCGGCAATGGTACGGCAGCACCAGATCGAATCGGTGTTTTTTAGTGCTTTGGTAACGGGCTGGGTGACGCTTTTTATGCAGAAGCGCCTCAAAAAAGTTGGTGTAAAGACCTTTGTGATGCTCTATGGCCGCGATATTCTTTTACCAGCGAAAATATATCAGTGGGCACTTCCGAAAATATTGGGCAAGGTAGATGCTTTTTTTCCTATTAGTACTGCGACTGCCGAAGAAGCCTTGAAGCGGCACTTTCCGCCAGATCGGACGTTTGTGGTTCCTATGGGGATAGACCTGAGCCGGATTGGGGTTTCTGTGGATAAGCCAAAAGCGAGGGCATCCATCCTTAAAATGTTCTCACCGCATGTTCCGGAGTCTTTCATCATTTGCAGTGTGGGGCGTCATGTAAAGCGGAAGGGGTTTACGTGGTTTGCGGAAAACGTTATGCCGCTTTTACCAGAACATGTGGTCTATTGGGCTGCTGGCGATGGTGCGGAGCGTGCCGCCTTAGAAGAAGCCATTAACCGAAAAGGGCTTCAAAATCGGGTTAAGTTGCTCGGACGTCTCTCCGACGCGGATTTAGAAACCCTTTATCAAGGGGCGGACTTGTTCGTCATGCCAAATATCCATGTTCCGGGTGATATGGAGGGATTTGGGGTCGTTATGTTAGAGGCGGGAATATGTGGCCTACCGGTGGTTGCGGCGCGTTTGGAGGGTATCCGCGATGTGGTACACGAGGGACAAAATGGGCATTTAGTGGAAAGTGAAGACCCGCAAGCCTTCGTGGATGCCATTATGCCTTATGTAGAAGATGCGAAATGGCTAAAAGAGGCTTCAGAGCGAGCCAGAAATTATGTCCCAAAGACATTCTCTTGGCATGGGGTGGCGCAACAGTTCTTGGATCGTATGGATCAGGTGCATAAGATGGTTTAG
- a CDS encoding sigma-70 family RNA polymerase sigma factor → MPSDRGFGAVEELAAQLPFHLDDSDAASQLFMVWRRDNLPRLKPLVDLYVYCFVMRYFSSKYLQNRYLSEVEVERFAGDAYERAIRFLGTIKQETSFAAWLNSLCRNQFLNLIREHQKRNRLTDVDEMAEQLADEQALRSFDTPFFVAIMYQAIQKLPEFLKPTGHYRFIEYWEFDQIADAIQKTVQTVRAYCHKIVVRFKENPHLREMIVKHKEKQ, encoded by the coding sequence ATGCCTTCCGATAGAGGTTTTGGCGCTGTTGAAGAACTTGCGGCGCAATTGCCATTTCATTTGGATGATAGTGATGCCGCCAGTCAGCTTTTTATGGTTTGGCGAAGGGACAATTTGCCGCGCTTAAAGCCTTTGGTGGATTTATATGTGTACTGTTTTGTAATGCGGTATTTTTCTTCTAAGTATTTGCAAAATAGATATTTGAGTGAAGTAGAAGTAGAACGTTTTGCGGGCGATGCCTATGAGCGGGCAATCCGCTTTTTGGGAACCATCAAACAAGAAACCAGTTTCGCCGCATGGCTGAATAGTTTGTGCCGTAACCAATTTCTGAACTTGATCCGAGAGCATCAAAAACGTAACCGTTTGACGGATGTGGACGAAATGGCCGAACAATTGGCCGATGAACAAGCCTTGCGTAGTTTTGATACACCTTTCTTTGTGGCCATCATGTACCAAGCCATTCAAAAACTGCCGGAGTTTTTAAAGCCAACTGGTCATTACCGCTTTATTGAATATTGGGAATTTGACCAGATCGCCGACGCCATACAGAAGACTGTCCAAACCGTGCGCGCCTATTGCCATAAGATAGTGGTTCGGTTTAAAGAAAATCCCCATCTTCGAGAAATGATTGTCAAACATAAAGAAAAACAGTAG
- a CDS encoding c-type cytochrome yields the protein MGKTFLRPKAINPKATVLGAWLFFLGGLLSLTACDDNEPKAHTPTPLNLTLPPKFPALPQPEDNPLTVEGVALGKVLFYEKRLSKDGTISCASCHIPEYSFTDPNTLSRGVDGRLGERQSMPLINVGWIESLFWDGRSPNLEDQAVFPITSHFEMGSTFPDIISKLNGLPSYPKMFQAAFTSSEITQIRIVQALSQFQRTMISGNSKYDQWLQGKATLTSEEELGYNLFFTEKGDCFHCHSTLLMTDNRFHNNGLDDVPADSGRYRLTKDPADIGLFRSPTLRNIERTAPYMHDGRFKTLDEVINHYDRGLLRSPTLDPLFFNGRPKGLSEVEKKALIAFLKTLTDLEFIQNPVFRLQ from the coding sequence ATGGGAAAGACGTTTTTACGGCCCAAGGCAATTAACCCTAAGGCAACTGTATTGGGCGCATGGCTTTTTTTCTTGGGCGGTTTGTTATCCCTAACCGCCTGCGATGACAACGAACCAAAAGCACATACCCCGACTCCACTAAATCTTACACTTCCGCCCAAATTTCCAGCACTGCCACAGCCAGAAGACAACCCTCTTACGGTAGAAGGAGTGGCCTTGGGAAAAGTATTGTTCTACGAAAAACGACTTTCCAAAGATGGAACCATATCCTGTGCCAGTTGCCACATTCCAGAGTACAGTTTTACAGATCCCAATACCTTGAGTCGGGGTGTGGATGGTCGCTTGGGCGAACGACAGTCTATGCCACTCATCAATGTCGGGTGGATTGAATCGCTTTTTTGGGATGGGCGATCGCCGAACTTAGAAGACCAAGCGGTTTTTCCGATTACCAGCCATTTTGAGATGGGAAGTACCTTTCCCGACATCATTTCCAAACTAAATGGCCTGCCGTCTTACCCCAAAATGTTTCAAGCGGCTTTTACCTCTTCCGAAATCACCCAAATACGCATTGTACAAGCCTTATCGCAGTTTCAACGCACCATGATTTCCGGAAACAGCAAGTACGACCAATGGCTACAAGGAAAAGCGACCCTAACCTCGGAAGAAGAATTGGGGTATAACCTCTTCTTTACCGAAAAAGGCGATTGTTTTCATTGCCACAGCACCTTGCTGATGACCGATAACCGTTTCCATAACAATGGTTTGGACGATGTTCCGGCGGATTCTGGCCGCTACCGCTTGACCAAAGATCCGGCAGATATTGGCCTATTCCGTAGTCCTACCCTACGCAACATTGAACGTACTGCACCTTACATGCACGATGGGCGCTTCAAAACCCTTGACGAAGTGATTAATCACTATGATCGTGGCCTCTTGAGATCGCCAACATTAGACCCCCTGTTTTTTAATGGACGGCCAAAAGGACTCTCCGAAGTAGAAAAGAAAGCCTTGATTGCCTTTTTAAAAACCCTTACCGACCTCGAATTTATCCAAAATCCGGTATTTCGTCTGCAATAA
- a CDS encoding GDP-mannose 4,6-dehydratase, with amino-acid sequence MKYLVTGFSGFVARHFIQFLDENVEHAQVLGIDIGVPHYEENRDWVRFEQINLLERSRLETAIRTFSPDYILHLASMSSVSKSWEEPEKSFTNNTNIFLNLVEVLRNHQIPARLLSVGSSEEYGIVTESELPLRENMHPNPISPYAVARVSQELLSKVYAHGYGLQIVLTRSFNHIGRWQNTRFVIPSFVKQLVELKNHPEREQVLYTGDTAIVRDFVDVRDVVHAYHLLLSKGQSGQIYNICSGKGHSLHEIIAMLCEIMGLKIEIRTDPAFLRPADNPRIIGSYRKIAQEVGWHPRYSLRDSLQDIIRYWEQEGEKKNRY; translated from the coding sequence ATGAAGTACTTAGTAACTGGATTTTCAGGATTTGTTGCCCGTCATTTTATTCAATTTTTGGACGAAAATGTAGAACATGCACAGGTTTTGGGAATTGACATTGGCGTGCCACATTATGAAGAAAACCGCGATTGGGTACGGTTCGAGCAGATTAATCTTTTAGAACGGTCTCGATTAGAAACGGCTATTCGTACATTCTCGCCCGATTATATCCTGCATTTGGCTTCCATGAGTAGCGTTTCTAAAAGTTGGGAAGAGCCAGAAAAAAGTTTTACAAACAACACCAATATTTTCTTGAATCTTGTAGAGGTACTTCGTAACCATCAAATTCCGGCACGTTTACTTTCGGTAGGTTCTTCAGAGGAATATGGCATCGTCACCGAGAGCGAGTTACCTCTGCGCGAAAATATGCACCCAAACCCCATTAGCCCATACGCGGTTGCACGGGTATCCCAAGAACTGCTCTCGAAGGTATATGCACACGGCTATGGTCTGCAAATTGTCTTGACCCGTTCTTTTAACCATATTGGACGCTGGCAAAACACCCGATTTGTGATTCCTTCCTTTGTAAAACAGTTGGTGGAACTTAAAAACCACCCAGAACGCGAACAAGTGCTTTATACCGGAGATACCGCCATTGTACGAGACTTCGTAGATGTGCGCGATGTGGTACATGCCTATCATCTTTTGTTATCCAAAGGACAAAGCGGCCAGATTTACAATATTTGTTCAGGAAAAGGGCATAGTCTTCATGAAATCATCGCTATGCTGTGCGAAATAATGGGCTTGAAGATAGAAATCCGTACCGATCCAGCATTTTTACGCCCTGCCGATAACCCACGTATTATCGGCTCCTATCGCAAAATAGCGCAAGAAGTGGGCTGGCATCCGCGCTATTCCCTACGCGACAGCCTTCAAGACATCATCCGTTATTGGGAGCAGGAAGGCGAAAAAAAGAATCGCTACTAA
- a CDS encoding class I SAM-dependent methyltransferase → MPDRTFISPYDFVRLYEKLTDEDGALRRLMGRREDRVRGVWAQTTTPPRHWYNIPAVQERLNRLATGSPETDHRAFTVREFLKGGGLCGLSMGCGAGQKEIHWAASGVFDQLHAFDLSPKRILAAQQATQAAGLSEKLSFVVSDAAHYQPKAASFDVLIAEASLHHFDHLEVLIPHMATWLKSGGLLILHEYVGPARFQWTQKQRSVADDLLQKLPSSHRSRWNGRGLKNKHYRPGWLPMWLYDPSEAVMSDRIMPLLHQNFSTTLLRPLGGTVLHLLFDEIAQHFLEPDETASKFLKLAFDTEDHLLAAGDLPSDFVFAIFHRPR, encoded by the coding sequence ATGCCAGACCGCACCTTTATTTCGCCATACGATTTTGTTCGGTTGTATGAAAAGTTGACCGACGAGGACGGGGCTTTACGGCGGTTGATGGGGCGACGAGAAGACCGAGTACGGGGCGTTTGGGCACAAACAACCACACCGCCACGCCATTGGTACAACATTCCGGCGGTTCAGGAGCGGCTTAATCGGTTGGCAACTGGCTCCCCAGAGACCGACCACCGTGCTTTTACAGTTAGGGAATTTCTCAAGGGCGGTGGCTTATGCGGGCTTTCTATGGGTTGTGGTGCAGGTCAAAAAGAAATCCACTGGGCAGCATCCGGTGTTTTTGATCAGTTACACGCATTCGACCTTTCCCCAAAGCGCATTTTGGCAGCACAACAAGCTACACAAGCGGCTGGATTATCGGAAAAGCTTTCTTTTGTGGTTTCGGATGCAGCTCATTATCAACCCAAAGCTGCTTCTTTTGATGTCTTGATTGCTGAGGCGTCGCTCCATCATTTTGATCATCTGGAAGTCCTGATCCCCCACATGGCAACATGGCTCAAGTCCGGTGGCCTGCTCATTCTGCACGAATATGTGGGACCAGCACGCTTCCAATGGACGCAAAAACAACGCTCCGTTGCAGATGATCTACTACAAAAGCTACCCTCCTCCCACCGGAGCCGTTGGAATGGAAGAGGCTTAAAAAACAAGCACTATCGTCCGGGCTGGCTCCCAATGTGGCTCTATGATCCATCGGAAGCCGTTATGTCTGATCGTATTATGCCGCTGTTGCATCAAAACTTTTCCACAACCTTGCTCCGCCCCTTGGGTGGAACGGTGCTGCATTTGCTCTTCGACGAAATTGCCCAGCATTTTCTTGAACCAGATGAAACTGCAAGCAAGTTTCTCAAGTTAGCTTTTGATACCGAAGATCATTTGTTGGCGGCTGGGGATTTACCCAGTGACTTTGTTTTCGCCATTTTTCATCGCCCACGATAA
- a CDS encoding histidine kinase, which produces MSVKDMQLNRSLAYWLSQFVGWIGWGLLVLGSSVLANIPLLESLPFTLTTVFTGFALSHLFRQLFRPWRWTKYAGIRLVWLAFTGLWVLVGLMYLLVYLLFPLIPISAFGLTPYWVSFQGKTVFVIATIIAFGLWLFIYWAVHFVFGYSESRVAQFQLEAGLKSAKLQALESQLNPHFLFNSLNSIGELIGENPTQARYMVLRLSSLLRTTLQTGQTETHPLEKEINLAKTYLELESMRFEERLRYGFDVDMRYQNVAVPVMLIMTLVENSIKHGINRHVQGGEVQVQVSGDENGLQITVTNTGNLENTERPGGVGLANIRERLRLIYGDQAWLSIQDIKPRRVQAMVFLPLKK; this is translated from the coding sequence ATGTCTGTTAAAGATATGCAACTCAACCGCTCATTAGCCTATTGGCTTTCCCAATTTGTTGGATGGATAGGATGGGGCCTTTTGGTTTTAGGGTCATCCGTTCTCGCCAATATCCCACTTTTGGAATCTTTACCTTTTACCTTAACCACGGTATTCACTGGATTCGCACTGTCACACCTTTTCCGGCAGTTGTTTAGACCTTGGCGTTGGACCAAATATGCGGGTATCCGGCTTGTATGGTTAGCGTTCACAGGCTTATGGGTATTGGTGGGGCTTATGTATCTATTGGTTTATCTGCTTTTTCCCTTAATTCCCATCTCCGCTTTTGGCTTAACGCCGTATTGGGTTTCTTTCCAAGGCAAAACTGTTTTTGTGATCGCCACCATTATTGCGTTTGGGCTATGGTTGTTTATCTATTGGGCGGTCCACTTTGTTTTTGGCTATAGCGAATCGCGGGTGGCCCAATTCCAATTGGAGGCAGGGCTTAAATCCGCGAAGTTACAAGCCTTAGAGTCTCAACTCAATCCACACTTTTTGTTCAACAGTTTAAACAGCATTGGTGAGTTGATTGGAGAAAACCCCACACAAGCCCGATATATGGTCCTCCGGCTCTCATCGCTACTCCGAACCACGCTACAAACAGGCCAAACCGAAACCCATCCCTTAGAAAAAGAAATTAACTTGGCCAAAACGTATTTAGAATTGGAGTCCATGCGCTTTGAGGAGCGCCTCCGCTATGGCTTTGATGTGGACATGCGGTACCAAAACGTGGCTGTTCCGGTGATGTTGATCATGACATTGGTTGAAAACAGCATCAAACATGGCATTAACCGACATGTTCAGGGCGGGGAAGTACAAGTACAGGTGAGTGGGGACGAAAACGGACTACAAATTACCGTAACCAACACCGGAAATCTTGAGAACACCGAGCGTCCGGGTGGTGTTGGCTTGGCCAATATTCGCGAACGGCTCCGGCTTATTTATGGAGACCAAGCTTGGTTAAGCATTCAGGACATCAAGCCACGTCGCGTCCAAGCAATGGTTTTTTTGCCCCTCAAAAAATAA
- a CDS encoding LD-carboxypeptidase: protein MKPAALAPGDTIAVIAPASSPRSTEVYQRGLAKLRERGYHILPLRDEITPYGYLADTDDVRLAELNEAIRRPDIKAIFSVRGGYGTPRLLPGIDYEAARKNPKILVGYSDITALHWALYQKAGWQGLSGHLVVEWGAEEDVLTPAAEKPFWDLLSGHNPGVVIGPAGETLKPFRKGTAEGVLLGGNLMLITCLLGTPYCPNLEGAILFIEDVGEKPYSVDRMLMQLRLAGHLDKLGGVLIGGFTDAEIPANSLGFDDVFNHYFGNAPYPVATNLCYGHWTNKLCMPIGIQARIAVTEHGASLSYLTPLTVS from the coding sequence ATGAAACCAGCCGCATTAGCACCAGGCGACACCATTGCTGTAATTGCACCAGCCAGTTCTCCACGTAGCACCGAGGTATATCAACGTGGTTTGGCCAAACTCAGGGAACGAGGCTACCATATTTTGCCGCTCCGAGACGAGATTACGCCCTATGGATATTTGGCAGATACGGACGATGTACGATTGGCCGAGCTAAATGAAGCCATTCGTCGTCCAGACATCAAGGCCATCTTCTCGGTACGCGGCGGCTACGGCACGCCACGCCTTTTGCCCGGCATAGATTACGAGGCCGCCCGAAAAAACCCAAAAATCTTGGTGGGCTATTCCGATATCACGGCCCTGCATTGGGCTTTATACCAAAAAGCAGGATGGCAGGGCTTATCTGGACACTTGGTAGTAGAATGGGGTGCAGAGGAAGATGTCCTTACCCCAGCGGCTGAAAAGCCTTTTTGGGATTTACTAAGCGGCCATAACCCCGGAGTCGTCATTGGGCCAGCCGGAGAGACCTTAAAACCGTTCAGAAAAGGAACTGCGGAAGGGGTTTTGTTGGGCGGGAACCTGATGCTCATTACTTGTTTATTGGGAACGCCATATTGCCCCAATCTGGAAGGCGCAATTTTATTTATCGAAGACGTGGGAGAAAAACCATATAGTGTAGATCGGATGTTGATGCAGTTGCGGCTTGCCGGACATTTAGACAAGCTCGGCGGGGTACTCATTGGTGGCTTTACCGATGCAGAGATCCCTGCAAATTCACTTGGTTTTGACGATGTTTTTAACCACTATTTTGGCAATGCACCTTATCCAGTTGCTACCAATTTGTGTTATGGACATTGGACAAACAAACTTTGTATGCCGATTGGGATTCAAGCGCGGATAGCAGTAACCGAGCATGGCGCTTCTCTTTCGTATTTGACACCATTGACCGTTTCATGA